The following coding sequences lie in one Notolabrus celidotus isolate fNotCel1 chromosome 6, fNotCel1.pri, whole genome shotgun sequence genomic window:
- the kiaa0513 gene encoding uncharacterized protein KIAA0513 homolog, producing MEGVAVDNLIDFDLPSEASGLLSVDGGQQQGHTDIFSPEPRSNMGVHQQSLLPEPMAPTKPGSHHHHHHHNHHEEGDNESDATESADSENDMDPPSDTWELRRSSSSSAHSGEDADADTVERRKFMKAYVEKVFHGKEDFEQEEQARFGELCSGENGKGREWFAKYVSAQRCHSKCVSEATFYRLVQSFAVVLFECYQMDDYTPAKNLMTMCFTYYYIGKSPPSPSELLDHGPPVALDTYLYKANSWLTGKKDAAERLLKNTSKSDVKGFFGGLESKLRSTVVPKNEDSEGTVGTKPTSPVSLTPEEKKNEKVYLYTHLKQQPIWHTLRFWNAAFFDAVHCERTKRSPTTRERWCHMTQEERDDSSKIDENIAFGQLGTFTHNMLAFGLSKKLCNDFLKKQAVIGNLNEEQYKLLTDHIEKMAAE from the exons ATGGAGGGTGTCGCTGTGGACAACCTCATCGACTTTGACTTGCCCTCAGAGGCTTCAGGCCTGTTGAGTGTAGATGGAGGCCAACAACAAGGCCACACAGACATTTTCTCCCCAGAGCCCAGGTCTAACATGGGAGTTCATCAGCAGTCCTTACTGCCAGAGCCCATGGCACCCACCAAACCTGGCtctcaccaccaccaccaccaccataaCCACCATGAGGAGGGAGACAACGAGAGTGATGCGACAGAGTCGGCGGACAGCGAGAATGACATGGACCCGCCCTCTGATACATGGGAGCTGAGGAGGTCGTCATCTTCATCGGCACACAGCGGGGAGGATGCTGACGCTGACACGGTGGAGAGGAGGAAGTTCATGAAGGCTTACGTGGAGAAGGTGTTTCATGGAAA GGAGGACTTTGAACAGGAGGAGCAGGCTCGGTTTGGAGAGCTGTGCAGTGGAGAGAACGGCAAAGGTCGGGAGTGGTTTGCCAAATACGTCAGTGCACAG CGCTGCCACTCCAAATGTGTGAGTGAAGCCACCTTCTACAGACTGGTGCAGTCCTTTGCAGTCGTGCTGTTTGA atgttACCAGATGGATGACTACACCCCAGCCAAAAACCTCATGACTATGTGCTTCACATACTACTACATAG GGAAGTCCCCGCCGTCTCCCTCAGAGCTGCTGGATCATGGTCCTCCTGTAGCTCTGGATACGTACCTCTACAAGGCCAACTCCTGGCTGACTGGGAAGAAAGACGCTGCTGAGCGCCTCCTCAAAAACACATCCAAGTCTGACGTCAAAGGTTTCTTTGGTGGCCTAGAGAGCAAGCTGAGGAGCACGGTGGTTCCAAAGAATGA GGACAGTGAAGGAACAGTCGGGACAAAACCCACATCACCAG TATCCCTCACtccagaggaaaagaaaaatgaaaaggtGTACCTGTACACTCACCTGAAGCAGCAGCCCATATG GCACACATTACGATTTTGGAATGCTGCGTTTTTTGATGCTGTCCACTGTGAGAGGACGAAAAGATCACCGACAACACG ggagAGGTGGTGTCATATGACCCAGGAGGAGAGGGACGACAGCTCCAAAATCGATGAGAACATCGCCTTCGGCCAACTGGG GACATTCACCCACAACATGCTGGCGTTTGGGCTCAGCAAGAAGCTCTGCAATGACTTCCTGAAGAAGCAGGCTGTCATTGGCAACCTGAATGAAG AGCAGTACAAGTTGCTGACCGACCACATTGAGAAAATGGCGGCAG